One region of Augochlora pura isolate Apur16 unplaced genomic scaffold, APUR_v2.2.1 APUR_unplaced_994, whole genome shotgun sequence genomic DNA includes:
- the LOC144478214 gene encoding uncharacterized protein LOC144478214 — translation MVFLPSGNIELCCDVSTSALRPFVTREFLEHVWASLHNLAHPGAKATAKLVAQRFVWPGMQKDCKSWARACLPCQRAKTGRHVSAPVGTFRIPSERFEHIHVDIVGPLPMSKGYRYCVTCVDRYPRWPEAFPVENITAETVAYTLLAGWIARYGAPHRITTDQGRQFESALFKQLSHLTGTKHLRTTAYHSAANGMVERFHRQLKAAIVCHADSWADALPVVLLGIRAAWKEDIQATSAKMVYGEPIRLPGELLIDRRTANVNDETFIAKLREHFRRLRPTSVTRHGSRKTFVFKDLHTTTQVFVRHGPPKRALQPAYDGPYEVVERHPKYFNIRIKERVIPVSLDRLKPAYLLHDDEQ, via the coding sequence CACGTGTGGGCGTCGCTACACAATCTTGCGCACCCCGGTGCCAAGGCGACCGCGAAATTGGTCGCACAAAGATTCGTCTGGCCGGGTATGCAAAAAGATTGCAAATCGTGGGCACGAGCGTGCTTACCGTGCCAACGGGCGAAAACAGGCAGACACGTGTCTGCCCCGGTCGGTACCTTTCGGATCCCTTCGGAGCGTTTCGAACACATCCACGTGGACATCGTCGGCCCGTTGCCGATGTCGAAGGGATACCGATACTGCGTGACATGCGTCGACCGTTACCCGCGCTGGCCGGAGGCGTTCCCCGTCGAAAATATCACCGCCGAGACGGTGGCGTACACGCTACTTGCGGGGTGGATCGCCCGATACGGTGCACCCCACAGGATCACTACCGATCAAGGGCGACAATTTGAATCTGCGTTGTTCAAGCAATTGTCTCACCTTACCGGCACGAAGCACCTGCGCACAACCGCGTATCACTCAGCGGCAAACGGCATGGTGGAACGATTCCACCGACAGCTGAAAGCGGCAATCGTTTGCCACGCGGATAGCTGGGCCGACGCGTTGCCGGTGGTCCTTCTAGGCATTCGAGCCGCCTGGAAGGAAGATATTCAAGCGACCTCCGCCAAAATGGTCTACGGCGAACCGATTCGTCTACCGGGCGAGTTACTGATAGATCGGCGAACCGCGAACGTCAACGACGAGACGTTCATCGCGAAATTGCGCGAGCACTTCCGCAGGTTGCGTCCAACGTCGGTAACGCGCCACGGAAGTAGGAAAACGTTCGTGTTCAAGGACCTACACACGACGACACAAGTGTTTGTGAGGCACGGACCGCCTAAACGTGCCTTGCAACCCGCGTACGACGGTCCTTACGAGGTAGTCGAGCGGCACCcgaaatactttaatattcgTATTAAAGAACGAGTGATTCCGGTGTCGCTAGACCGCCTTAAACCCGCGTACCTGCTACACGACGACGAGCAGG